The genomic DNA AGATGCTGGAATGACCCAGGCAACATACTGTGGCGTTCCCCACCGTGTCGCATCGGTTTCGAGCTTCGATTCAGGGCGAAAATCATAAGGTTTGAACTGAATGATCTGAACCATCACCGATCCGCTAGGGATATTATCACGCAACTGACCTGGCGACACCCAAGGATCTTGGCCCGACAGACCGGTACCGGCAGAAGCGATCTTGCGTTGCAAGTCCTGTTGCTCGGATTCGAGTGCCGCAATCTGCTCGCGGCGGGTTTGTTCTGCCGCGGGATCGGCTGCAGCGCCGCTCAGTTGAGACAGTCGAGAGCGAACGGCGCGCAAACGGCGAACATCTTCAGCGGTCTCAGGACGTGACAACAGTGCGCCTTCGGCGAGTGCTTCTTGACCGATTGCTTTGCCGTTAACCAACCAACCGATCGATTGCAGCACTGTCCGTTCGGAGGCTTGGTCTAATAGTGCAAAGGACAATGCTTTCGCAAACTGCTCTGTTTCGGTTTCCTGCAAAAAACGCATCTGCTCAGCACTGGACAACGTCGGCAAAATGGACGCCAGATAACGACGCACGATTCTCCGCGATTCTTGAATGGATTTTCCCGCTTGACCTCCGCCGGACATCAACTCCAGTTCTGCCGTTGACATCAGACTGGACGCATAGTTTGGATGATCGGGGCCAAGAGTTCGAAGTAACATCGCGCGCGAACGATCCAAAGTTTCCCGAGCCTTGGGGAAATCTCCTAATGCGCGATATGCCATCGACATGTCTTCTAATACATACACATTATTGGAGTGGTCCAACCCAAAGGCCTTCTCGCTGATTTTCAGCGATCTTTCAAAATGGGTTAGCGCTTGTTCAAAGTCTTTCTCTTCAACGCAAACATTTCCAATACTATTCAGCATGAACGCGACACTACTGCTTTCCGCACCCAATTGCAGTTGATAGATATCAAGCGCCTGTTGAAAGTAATCTCGAGCTGCAACGTATTGCTTGCGTCTCTTGTTGACTTCCCCCAAATCGCCCAAAGGACCTGCCAGATACGTATTGTTCGAATCGTAAAACTGTTGGTAAATACCCAACGATTCTTTGAACCGTTGTTCGGCCAAACTATAGTCGCCAATCTGCATTGCCAACTGCCCCATTGCTGACAACGTTGAAGCGACATCGTCCGTATCATTCGATGAATGTGCCCGAATAATCTTCAACGCGGTCTCAAGATAACCGCGTGCGGTCGAGTAGTCACCCAGCGACATCTTCACCCAGCTGAATGCGGTGTAGGTTCTTGCCAATTCCAAATGCTCGTCGCCCAGGACTTTCCTGCGGATTCCAATCGCCTTGTTGAAGAATTGTATTGCCGACGAATAATCGTCCAAACGGTATGCAACGAGGCCAAGGTCTTGCATCGTTGAAGCGACGTCCACGTCCTCTTCACCGTAGAGTTCGATCATCGTTTTGAGGGCGCGCTGATGACAATCACGAGCTCCATCGAAGTCGTCAAAGCTGTATGACAGTAGATTGCCCAAACGATTCAACGTGATTGCGGTATCGAATGAGATTTCGCCTAATACGTCCTCATAGATCGCAAGCGCGGCCTCGATCTTCTCCTTCGCCTCGTCACGCTTATCCAACTCCAGTGCGATGGTGCCCAGTTCACGCAAGCCATTTGCGTATTCCGGCGTTTGTTCGCCTATCGTTTTCCTGTAGATCCGCTGCGACCGATTGAACCATTCAATCGCGGTTTCGAATCGGCTCTCCGCTTGAGCTACGCTTGCAAGCAGGTTCAAGGCGTTGGCAACTGCCAGATCTTCATTACCCAATAACTTCTCGTTGATGTTCAAAGCACGCAATAAATATTCGTTTGCTTTGCTGAAATTTGACATGTCGCCGTAACACTGGCCGATCAGGCTGATCGTTTCTGCCGTATCCACATCGTCTTCACCAAACAGTTGGATACGGATCGCCAATGCCTGATTGAAAAACGTCAATGCATCGGCAGGACGGCTCAATGCACGCTGGCAATCTCCCATATTGGACAGAGCGATCGCGGTGTCGGCGTTTTGCTCTCCGACGCTGCTGCGATAAGCATTTGTTGCGTTTTGATAGAAATCAAAGGCTTCTGAAAATTTATTTTCTTCCCAACTTAGATTCCCCAACGCATTCAGGATGTTTCCAGCCAGCTGGCTGTTCTCACTCCCTTTCGCCCGATACAAACTCAACGCTTGATCATAATAGCGACGCGCTTCCCCATACGCTTCGGTCTGACATGCGAGATCCCCCAATTCGGAAATCGTGTCGATCGTCACGTCATCCTGTT from Rosistilla carotiformis includes the following:
- a CDS encoding tetratricopeptide repeat protein; protein product: MNAIFRIVSNGSRPWLFTLVLFSMTPAFAQKTVEEQIAQAEATREKAEAQLKQIEDARKARLERDLGPEQVQNPPSGKMPKPVNPTGSKDDLQTKTKQPANDEANDEANEDQPSIAQLEREVQRCLRQFGVNNETTGFALFELAYAFHMEDNFESARNYYKRALASFGASVGNDQTIVGTTLNNLGQMFHEEEDYESAKNLYLQSLAVYERTADKSLEDVARTLNNLGTVSSALGDYGKAKEYLVKALAHRKRLLGEQDDVTIDTISELGDLACQTEAYGEARRYYDQALSLYRAKGSENSQLAGNILNALGNLSWEENKFSEAFDFYQNATNAYRSSVGEQNADTAIALSNMGDCQRALSRPADALTFFNQALAIRIQLFGEDDVDTAETISLIGQCYGDMSNFSKANEYLLRALNINEKLLGNEDLAVANALNLLASVAQAESRFETAIEWFNRSQRIYRKTIGEQTPEYANGLRELGTIALELDKRDEAKEKIEAALAIYEDVLGEISFDTAITLNRLGNLLSYSFDDFDGARDCHQRALKTMIELYGEEDVDVASTMQDLGLVAYRLDDYSSAIQFFNKAIGIRRKVLGDEHLELARTYTAFSWVKMSLGDYSTARGYLETALKIIRAHSSNDTDDVASTLSAMGQLAMQIGDYSLAEQRFKESLGIYQQFYDSNNTYLAGPLGDLGEVNKRRKQYVAARDYFQQALDIYQLQLGAESSSVAFMLNSIGNVCVEEKDFEQALTHFERSLKISEKAFGLDHSNNVYVLEDMSMAYRALGDFPKARETLDRSRAMLLRTLGPDHPNYASSLMSTAELELMSGGGQAGKSIQESRRIVRRYLASILPTLSSAEQMRFLQETETEQFAKALSFALLDQASERTVLQSIGWLVNGKAIGQEALAEGALLSRPETAEDVRRLRAVRSRLSQLSGAAADPAAEQTRREQIAALESEQQDLQRKIASAGTGLSGQDPWVSPGQLRDNIPSGSVMVQIIQFKPYDFRPESKLETDATRWGTPQYVAWVIPASGEGDVKIVPLGDAVSIDKQVQEVVNETALKDPEISAEQQRIAVQRLAPATKRLSDQILSPLMPYLDEADELILSPDATLWLVPWAALPVGSDFLIDRLDVRYVVSGRELVGRRQNHAGVTAPVIMANPDYDSARERLAAQDVASPLAAPSPMMFAMRSVENIDNVQRLKGTEVEAKLIEPELQRFARQSPQVFLGNQATETQVKASYRPRVLVLSTHGFFFADQESAAGTPQPSASASRSSMQASHGGSVMQNPLLRCGLLFSGCNQRDANADDLLDDGVLTGLEVVGIDLRGTELVVLSACDTGRGDIRCGEGVAGLRQAFQFAGADAVASSLWRIPDEATVPLMQAFFQNLANGKSKSAALCAAQRSMIEHRRNTLGAAHPFYWAAFTLTGR